From the Erythrolamprus reginae isolate rEryReg1 chromosome Z, rEryReg1.hap1, whole genome shotgun sequence genome, one window contains:
- the NKTR gene encoding NK-tumor recognition protein isoform X4, with amino-acid sequence MANRGKHTNGSQFFITTKPAPHLDSVHVVFGLVISGFEVIEQIETLKTDSASRPYADVRVIDCGVLVTKPAKDVLEKKRKACSRVKASDSSSSSTSTSSESSSDSEYENERSRKRKRKRRNKAKQSKKRRRQERKKEETKNKHRYEVASVAVTRSLSSSHSDQSEANEKSADQNVKRGKPVIRPEEIPPVPENRFLLRRDAPVIITEPDLNTDPGPVSSDQKPSVSKSGRKIRGRGIIRYHTPPHCSCTESDNNGSSETPPHWKEEMQRLRAYRAPSGEKWSKGDKLSDPGQWDERSRSPRSRSWSRNGFSEPSTAQNVSHRKKHRKEKKAKHKKAKKQKHLKKHKQTKRKRSPSTEVDSSPSSARRTKPLGDRERASRSSSLTSKEGSSRRDWSKSERDKQNSASVSSRDSRSYYKSRSRSRSRSRSYSQSSQSRNTRVSSRSRSRSRSSSAPKPVKTVPNSPKNATAHLNECKLVSVEPARTALPQNDKLTIQPVVAESLPVIPLSDSPPPSRWKPGQKPWKPSYERLQEMKAKTTHLPPAQANYSLIGIQNPGSSSSYPKQQKSSESDRSRYSKLQSNRSSGSWWKCRSRTSRSRSSSKSSSRSKSPSSLRSRYTVRSRSGNRFPSDQSCYSGSSSYFSLSEDDRQKSRTKLGSQERSSNLSKTRQSSSESTLPYAKDASSKPRSASITSLDSLTGSEKSSPPEAVEEKGQLKPEKVTRKQNKRNSGLNQHEEKSWSGQDSNCSKQKVLKDKSDTLRSGQKAKTKKYVSDVCCSGPSFEREVTQNDKENSRLLPSKEEGEASSDSDLDPYPPAKRKCRSDPAPGTSKGSKPPSSSETETSDSDADSRDKSWKQKRSSKKSLQKAHAKKAKEKSKSKKEKKSKVEKRKETFHWQPPLEFGEEEEEDEVVEVRASVIKEAQEKHAKREAKDKNKDPDSKSDKTVKEHVKEDQMSRKEPVLSKRGAVQAASTSQLNKRSEEKAVSSTHVPNPTKNTFVSKSPTAAQEDNRNNEVIIVIDDMDICTPDHDSPINVDLEQSPVSLKLNFQEVKAGTSSQSSISTVTQNVRQTVDAKGLTSLQEGRQERGREKLKAAASVDTVSENASSSLGDNKWKPLQGAGNLQLAGAASNSFEMKNMASGSSDPKPPGLRIEIKSKNKIRPGSLFDEVRKTARLNRRPRNHDSSSEEDSPAREDSQSRSRSRSRSKSDVKSRHRTRSPSYSHSRSQSRSSKYSYRSRSYSRSLSRGWHSDCCSRSRSSSYNSCRSYSHTYSRSLSRSNSYTRSRSSRSYTYDSYYSRSRSRSRSKRSDSYHRSRSYDRRSRSYGSDSESDRSYSNCRSPSESSRYS; translated from the exons ATGGCAAACAGAGGGAAGCATACGAATGGTTCCCAGTTTTTCAT AACTACGAAGCCTGCTCCTCACCTTGATAG CGTCCATGTCGTCTTTggacttgttatttctggttTTGAAGTCATAGAACAAATCGAGACTCTGAAAACTGATTCTGCCAGTAGGCCATATGCCGATGTGCGTGTCATTGACTGTGGGGTGCTGGTTACCAAACCGGCCAAAGATG TGTTGGAGAAGAAGCGGAAAGCCTGTAGTCGTGTAAAAGCTTCCGATAGctcctccagcagcacatccacaTCATCGGAGTCATCCTCCGACAGCGAATATGAAAATGAgcgaagcaggaagaggaagaggaagaggcggAACAAAGCTAAACAATCTAAGAAACGAAGGCggcaagagaggaagaaagaggaaacaaaaaacaaacacag GTACGAAGTGGCCTCAGTGGCCGTAACTCGCTCTCTTTCCTCCAGCCATTCGGATCAAAGCGAAGCGAACGAAAAATCAGCAGACCAGAACGTGAAAAGGGGCAAACCTGTCATCCGCCCGGAAGAAATTCCTCCTGTGCCAGAAAACAGATTTCTGCTTAGAAGAGATGCGCCCGTTATAATTACAGAGCCAGATTT GAATACTGACCCTGGACCGGTTTCGAGTGACCAGAAGCCTTCGGTGTCAAAATCTGGAAGAAAAATCAGAGGGAGAGGCATAATA aGATACCACACCCCGCCTCACTGCTCGTGCACAGAATCGGATAACAATGGAAGTAGTGAAACACCACCCCACTGGAAAGAGGAAATGCAGAGGTTGAGAGCTTACAGGGCCCCCAGTGGAGAAAAGTGGAGTAAAGGAGATAA GCTGAGTGACCCAGGACAGTGGGATGAAAGAAGTCGGTCTCCTCGGTCTCGTTCTTGGTCCCGCAATGGCTTTTCAGAACCCAGTACTGCTCAAAATGTCAGCCACCGTAAAAAACACCGGAAGGAGAAAAAAGCGAAGCACAAGAAGGCCAAAAAGCAGAAGCACTTAAAGAAGCACAAGCAAACAAAAAGGAAACGGTCCCCTTCCACCGAGGTCgactcctccccttcttctgccAGGAGGACAAAACCATTGGGTGACCGGGAAAGAGCGTCGCGTTCTTCCTCCCTGACATCTAAAGAAGGTTCTTCTAGAAGAGACTGGTCCAAATCCGAGCGAGACAAGCAGAACTCGGCCTCTGTCTCCAGCAGAGATTCTCGCTCGTACTATAAGTCTCGGTCCCGATCTCGGTCCAGGTCTAGGTCTTATTCACAAAGTTCTCAATCGAGAAACACTCGCGTGTCCTCACGTTCAAGAAGCAGGTCGAGATCCAGTTCTGCCCCAAAGCCAGTGAAAACGGTCCCCAACTCGCCCAAAAATGCGACGGCTCATTTGAACGAGTGTAAACTGGTCTCCGTCGAACCGGCACGAACAGCGTTACCCCAAAATGACAAACTCACTATTCAGCCTGTGGTTGCCGAAAGCCTCCCAGTTATCCCACTGAGCGATAGTCCTCCTCCTTCCAGATGGAAACCAGGGCAAAAACCGTGGAAACCCTCTTACGAGCGTCTCCAGGAAATGAAAGCCAAGACCACTCACCTACCACCCGCTCAGGCGAATTACAGCTTAATCGGCATCCAAAACCCCGGATCCTCCTCTTCCTATCCTAAGCAGCAAAAGAGCTCAGAGAGTGACCGGAGCCGTTACTCCAAACTGCAGAGCAACAGAAGCTCAGGCAGCTGGTGGAAATGTAGAAGCAGGACTTCACGAAGCCGGTCCTCCTCCAAGTCTTCCTCCAGATCAAAAAGCCCATCCAGTTTGAGATCCCGATACACCGTGAGGTCCCGTTCAGGGAATCGGTTCCCCAGCGACCAGTCGTGCTACAGTGGATCCTCCTCTTACTTTTCCCTCAGCGAGGATGACCGACAGAAAAGCCGGACAAAGTTGGGGTCCCAGGAGAGAAGTTCCAATCTGTCTAAAACAAGGCAGAGCAGTTCAGAAAGCACGCTCCCCTACGCGAAAGACGCGAGCTCGAAGCCCAGAAGTGCAAGCATAACCTCCCTCGATTCCTTGACTGGGAGTGAAAAATCTTCTCCACCCGAGGCGGTTGAAGAAAAAGGACAATTGAAGCCTGAAAAAGTGACCCGGaagcaaaataaaagaaattcGGGTCTCAATCAGCATGAAGAAAAATCTTGGTCTGGGCAAGACAGCAACTGTTCCAAACAAAAAGTTCTGAAAGACAAATCTGATACTCTTAGAAGTGGCCAGAAAGCCAAAACGAAAAAATACGTGAGCGATGTGTGCTGTTCTGGGCCAAGTTTTGAAAGGGAAGTAACCCAAAATGACAAAGAAAACTCGAGACTCTTGCCCTCCAAAGAGGAAGGCGAAGCCTCATCAGACTCTGACCTGGACCCCTACCCGCCTGCCAAACGCAAGTGCAGGTCTGACCCTGCCCCAGGCACATCAAAAGGGAGCAAACCCCCCTCCTCTTCAGAGACAGAGACCTCCGATTCTGATGCAGACTCCAGGGACAAATCCTGGAAGCAGAAGCGAAGTTCCAAAAAGTCCTTGCAAAAGGCCCATGCCAAAAAGGCGAAAGAAAAATCCAAAagtaagaaggagaagaaaagcaagGTTGAAAAACGAAAAGAGACATTCCATTGGCAGCCTCCCTTAGAAtttggagaagaggaagaagaggacgaggTGGTGGAAGTCAGAGCGTCGGTAATAAAAGAAGCGCAAGAGAAACATGCCAAAAGGGAAGCCAAAGACAAAAATAAAGATCCAGATTCCAAAAGCGACAAAACAGTCAAAGAGCATGTGAAGGAGGATCAGATGTCCCGCAAAGAGCCCGTCCTCTCAAAGAGAGGAGCAGTCCAGGCCGCGTCCACTAGCCAACTCAATAAACGCAGTGAGGAAAAAGCTGTTTCATCCACTCATGTTCCAAATCCAACTAAAAATACCTTTGTTTCCAAAAGTCCCACTGCAGCTCAGGAGGATAACAGAAACAATGAGGTTATTATCGTCATAGATGATATGGATATTTGTACCCCGGATCATGATTCGCCTATAAACGTGGACCTGGAACAGTCTCCGGTGAGCCTAAAATTAAATTTCCAAGAAGTTAAAGCCGGCACAAGTTCCCAGTCATCCATTAGCACCGTAACCCAGAATGTAAGGCAAACTGTCGATGCTAAAGGACTGACTAGCCtccaggaaggcaggcaggaacgAGGCAGGGAAAAATTGAAAGCTGCCGCCAGCGTTGACACTGTTTCTGAAAACGCATCCAGCAGTCTTGGGGACAACAAGTGGAAACCATTACAGGGCGCTGGGAATCTGCAGCTTGCAGGGGCCGCCAGCAATTCCTTTGAAATGAAAAACATGGCTTCTGGCTCCTCCGATCCTAAACCGCCAGGTTTAAGGATCGAGATTAAAAGTAAAAACAAGATTAGGCCAGGCTCTCTGTTTGATGAAGTCAGAAAGACGGCGCGCCTGAACCGGAGGCCACGGAACCACGACAGCTCGAGTGAAGAAGATTCTCCGGCACGAGAGGACAGCCAGTCCAGAAGCCGAAGTCGATCGCGCAGCAAATCAGATGTGAAATCCAGACACCGGACAAGATCGCCGTCTTACAGTCACTCGCGAAGTCAGTCGAGGAGTTCCAAGTACTCGTATAG
- the NKTR gene encoding NK-tumor recognition protein isoform X1, translating into MGAQDRPQCFFDIEINREPVGRIIFQLFSDVCPRTCKNFLCLCTGEKGIGKTTGKKLCYKGSTFHRVVKSFIIQGGDFSEGNGKGGESIYGGYFKDENFILKHDRAFLLSMANRGKHTNGSQFFITTKPAPHLDSVHVVFGLVISGFEVIEQIETLKTDSASRPYADVRVIDCGVLVTKPAKDVLEKKRKACSRVKASDSSSSSTSTSSESSSDSEYENERSRKRKRKRRNKAKQSKKRRRQERKKEETKNKHRYEVASVAVTRSLSSSHSDQSEANEKSADQNVKRGKPVIRPEEIPPVPENRFLLRRDAPVIITEPDLNTDPGPVSSDQKPSVSKSGRKIRGRGIIRYHTPPHCSCTESDNNGSSETPPHWKEEMQRLRAYRAPSGEKWSKGDKLSDPGQWDERSRSPRSRSWSRNGFSEPSTAQNVSHRKKHRKEKKAKHKKAKKQKHLKKHKQTKRKRSPSTEVDSSPSSARRTKPLGDRERASRSSSLTSKEGSSRRDWSKSERDKQNSASVSSRDSRSYYKSRSRSRSRSRSYSQSSQSRNTRVSSRSRSRSRSSSAPKPVKTVPNSPKNATAHLNECKLVSVEPARTALPQNDKLTIQPVVAESLPVIPLSDSPPPSRWKPGQKPWKPSYERLQEMKAKTTHLPPAQANYSLIGIQNPGSSSSYPKQQKSSESDRSRYSKLQSNRSSGSWWKCRSRTSRSRSSSKSSSRSKSPSSLRSRYTVRSRSGNRFPSDQSCYSGSSSYFSLSEDDRQKSRTKLGSQERSSNLSKTRQSSSESTLPYAKDASSKPRSASITSLDSLTGSEKSSPPEAVEEKGQLKPEKVTRKQNKRNSGLNQHEEKSWSGQDSNCSKQKVLKDKSDTLRSGQKAKTKKYVSDVCCSGPSFEREVTQNDKENSRLLPSKEEGEASSDSDLDPYPPAKRKCRSDPAPGTSKGSKPPSSSETETSDSDADSRDKSWKQKRSSKKSLQKAHAKKAKEKSKSKKEKKSKVEKRKETFHWQPPLEFGEEEEEDEVVEVRASVIKEAQEKHAKREAKDKNKDPDSKSDKTVKEHVKEDQMSRKEPVLSKRGAVQAASTSQLNKRSEEKAVSSTHVPNPTKNTFVSKSPTAAQEDNRNNEVIIVIDDMDICTPDHDSPINVDLEQSPVSLKLNFQEVKAGTSSQSSISTVTQNVRQTVDAKGLTSLQEGRQERGREKLKAAASVDTVSENASSSLGDNKWKPLQGAGNLQLAGAASNSFEMKNMASGSSDPKPPGLRIEIKSKNKIRPGSLFDEVRKTARLNRRPRNHDSSSEEDSPAREDSQSRSRSRSRSKSDVKSRHRTRSPSYSHSRSQSRSSKYSYRSRSYSRSLSRGWHSDCCSRSRSSSYNSCRSYSHTYSRSLSRSNSYTRSRSSRSYTYDSYYSRSRSRSRSKRSDSYHRSRSYDRRSRSYGSDSESDRSYSNCRSPSESSRYS; encoded by the exons ATGGGGGCACAGGATCGTCCCCAGTGCTTCTTTGATATTGAAATTAATCGAGAACCAG TTGGTCGTATCATATTTCAGCTTTTCTCTGATGTATGTCCAAGGACTTGCAAAAACTTCCTTTGTCTATGCACAG GTGAAAAGGGAATTGGGAAAACAACTGGAAAAAAGCTTTGCTACAAAGGTTCGACTTTCCATCGCGTGGTTAAAAGCTTCATAATTCAAGGCGGAGACTTTAGTGAAG GTAACGGAAAAGGGGGCGAATCTATTTACGGCGGATATTTTAAAG AtgaaaactttattttgaaacaCGACCGAGCCTTTCTTTTATCAATGGCAAACAGAGGGAAGCATACGAATGGTTCCCAGTTTTTCAT AACTACGAAGCCTGCTCCTCACCTTGATAG CGTCCATGTCGTCTTTggacttgttatttctggttTTGAAGTCATAGAACAAATCGAGACTCTGAAAACTGATTCTGCCAGTAGGCCATATGCCGATGTGCGTGTCATTGACTGTGGGGTGCTGGTTACCAAACCGGCCAAAGATG TGTTGGAGAAGAAGCGGAAAGCCTGTAGTCGTGTAAAAGCTTCCGATAGctcctccagcagcacatccacaTCATCGGAGTCATCCTCCGACAGCGAATATGAAAATGAgcgaagcaggaagaggaagaggaagaggcggAACAAAGCTAAACAATCTAAGAAACGAAGGCggcaagagaggaagaaagaggaaacaaaaaacaaacacag GTACGAAGTGGCCTCAGTGGCCGTAACTCGCTCTCTTTCCTCCAGCCATTCGGATCAAAGCGAAGCGAACGAAAAATCAGCAGACCAGAACGTGAAAAGGGGCAAACCTGTCATCCGCCCGGAAGAAATTCCTCCTGTGCCAGAAAACAGATTTCTGCTTAGAAGAGATGCGCCCGTTATAATTACAGAGCCAGATTT GAATACTGACCCTGGACCGGTTTCGAGTGACCAGAAGCCTTCGGTGTCAAAATCTGGAAGAAAAATCAGAGGGAGAGGCATAATA aGATACCACACCCCGCCTCACTGCTCGTGCACAGAATCGGATAACAATGGAAGTAGTGAAACACCACCCCACTGGAAAGAGGAAATGCAGAGGTTGAGAGCTTACAGGGCCCCCAGTGGAGAAAAGTGGAGTAAAGGAGATAA GCTGAGTGACCCAGGACAGTGGGATGAAAGAAGTCGGTCTCCTCGGTCTCGTTCTTGGTCCCGCAATGGCTTTTCAGAACCCAGTACTGCTCAAAATGTCAGCCACCGTAAAAAACACCGGAAGGAGAAAAAAGCGAAGCACAAGAAGGCCAAAAAGCAGAAGCACTTAAAGAAGCACAAGCAAACAAAAAGGAAACGGTCCCCTTCCACCGAGGTCgactcctccccttcttctgccAGGAGGACAAAACCATTGGGTGACCGGGAAAGAGCGTCGCGTTCTTCCTCCCTGACATCTAAAGAAGGTTCTTCTAGAAGAGACTGGTCCAAATCCGAGCGAGACAAGCAGAACTCGGCCTCTGTCTCCAGCAGAGATTCTCGCTCGTACTATAAGTCTCGGTCCCGATCTCGGTCCAGGTCTAGGTCTTATTCACAAAGTTCTCAATCGAGAAACACTCGCGTGTCCTCACGTTCAAGAAGCAGGTCGAGATCCAGTTCTGCCCCAAAGCCAGTGAAAACGGTCCCCAACTCGCCCAAAAATGCGACGGCTCATTTGAACGAGTGTAAACTGGTCTCCGTCGAACCGGCACGAACAGCGTTACCCCAAAATGACAAACTCACTATTCAGCCTGTGGTTGCCGAAAGCCTCCCAGTTATCCCACTGAGCGATAGTCCTCCTCCTTCCAGATGGAAACCAGGGCAAAAACCGTGGAAACCCTCTTACGAGCGTCTCCAGGAAATGAAAGCCAAGACCACTCACCTACCACCCGCTCAGGCGAATTACAGCTTAATCGGCATCCAAAACCCCGGATCCTCCTCTTCCTATCCTAAGCAGCAAAAGAGCTCAGAGAGTGACCGGAGCCGTTACTCCAAACTGCAGAGCAACAGAAGCTCAGGCAGCTGGTGGAAATGTAGAAGCAGGACTTCACGAAGCCGGTCCTCCTCCAAGTCTTCCTCCAGATCAAAAAGCCCATCCAGTTTGAGATCCCGATACACCGTGAGGTCCCGTTCAGGGAATCGGTTCCCCAGCGACCAGTCGTGCTACAGTGGATCCTCCTCTTACTTTTCCCTCAGCGAGGATGACCGACAGAAAAGCCGGACAAAGTTGGGGTCCCAGGAGAGAAGTTCCAATCTGTCTAAAACAAGGCAGAGCAGTTCAGAAAGCACGCTCCCCTACGCGAAAGACGCGAGCTCGAAGCCCAGAAGTGCAAGCATAACCTCCCTCGATTCCTTGACTGGGAGTGAAAAATCTTCTCCACCCGAGGCGGTTGAAGAAAAAGGACAATTGAAGCCTGAAAAAGTGACCCGGaagcaaaataaaagaaattcGGGTCTCAATCAGCATGAAGAAAAATCTTGGTCTGGGCAAGACAGCAACTGTTCCAAACAAAAAGTTCTGAAAGACAAATCTGATACTCTTAGAAGTGGCCAGAAAGCCAAAACGAAAAAATACGTGAGCGATGTGTGCTGTTCTGGGCCAAGTTTTGAAAGGGAAGTAACCCAAAATGACAAAGAAAACTCGAGACTCTTGCCCTCCAAAGAGGAAGGCGAAGCCTCATCAGACTCTGACCTGGACCCCTACCCGCCTGCCAAACGCAAGTGCAGGTCTGACCCTGCCCCAGGCACATCAAAAGGGAGCAAACCCCCCTCCTCTTCAGAGACAGAGACCTCCGATTCTGATGCAGACTCCAGGGACAAATCCTGGAAGCAGAAGCGAAGTTCCAAAAAGTCCTTGCAAAAGGCCCATGCCAAAAAGGCGAAAGAAAAATCCAAAagtaagaaggagaagaaaagcaagGTTGAAAAACGAAAAGAGACATTCCATTGGCAGCCTCCCTTAGAAtttggagaagaggaagaagaggacgaggTGGTGGAAGTCAGAGCGTCGGTAATAAAAGAAGCGCAAGAGAAACATGCCAAAAGGGAAGCCAAAGACAAAAATAAAGATCCAGATTCCAAAAGCGACAAAACAGTCAAAGAGCATGTGAAGGAGGATCAGATGTCCCGCAAAGAGCCCGTCCTCTCAAAGAGAGGAGCAGTCCAGGCCGCGTCCACTAGCCAACTCAATAAACGCAGTGAGGAAAAAGCTGTTTCATCCACTCATGTTCCAAATCCAACTAAAAATACCTTTGTTTCCAAAAGTCCCACTGCAGCTCAGGAGGATAACAGAAACAATGAGGTTATTATCGTCATAGATGATATGGATATTTGTACCCCGGATCATGATTCGCCTATAAACGTGGACCTGGAACAGTCTCCGGTGAGCCTAAAATTAAATTTCCAAGAAGTTAAAGCCGGCACAAGTTCCCAGTCATCCATTAGCACCGTAACCCAGAATGTAAGGCAAACTGTCGATGCTAAAGGACTGACTAGCCtccaggaaggcaggcaggaacgAGGCAGGGAAAAATTGAAAGCTGCCGCCAGCGTTGACACTGTTTCTGAAAACGCATCCAGCAGTCTTGGGGACAACAAGTGGAAACCATTACAGGGCGCTGGGAATCTGCAGCTTGCAGGGGCCGCCAGCAATTCCTTTGAAATGAAAAACATGGCTTCTGGCTCCTCCGATCCTAAACCGCCAGGTTTAAGGATCGAGATTAAAAGTAAAAACAAGATTAGGCCAGGCTCTCTGTTTGATGAAGTCAGAAAGACGGCGCGCCTGAACCGGAGGCCACGGAACCACGACAGCTCGAGTGAAGAAGATTCTCCGGCACGAGAGGACAGCCAGTCCAGAAGCCGAAGTCGATCGCGCAGCAAATCAGATGTGAAATCCAGACACCGGACAAGATCGCCGTCTTACAGTCACTCGCGAAGTCAGTCGAGGAGTTCCAAGTACTCGTATAG